A genomic region of Campylobacter corcagiensis contains the following coding sequences:
- a CDS encoding winged helix-turn-helix domain-containing protein: MSSLEELIDKHTVDGKIDCGMCFKISKNLNIDISEVSDKVNEMNIRISACQLGQFGKFKHEINSSDVETAELLKEFMDDKRRVFCKDAREIAENRSGFRKVRASLRENKIDIKYCLLGCFKEKKGKQMEIKTKIWIENSNGDLLFGRGKTEVLDMIDKVGSIKKASENLDMNYKKCWNHLKILERHFGETLFETKQGGGNQAGTRLKPKAYELIKAYRELERDIEEFAHKRFKELFIKK, translated from the coding sequence ATGAGTAGTTTAGAAGAGCTGATTGATAAGCATACAGTTGATGGCAAGATTGATTGTGGGATGTGTTTTAAGATTTCTAAAAATTTAAACATTGATATTTCAGAAGTTAGCGATAAAGTTAATGAAATGAATATAAGAATTTCTGCTTGCCAACTTGGGCAGTTTGGTAAATTTAAACATGAAATTAACAGCAGCGATGTAGAAACTGCAGAGCTTTTAAAAGAATTTATGGATGATAAAAGGCGAGTTTTTTGTAAAGATGCTAGAGAAATAGCAGAAAACAGAAGCGGTTTTAGAAAAGTAAGAGCTAGTCTTAGAGAAAATAAAATAGATATAAAATACTGCCTACTTGGCTGTTTTAAAGAGAAAAAAGGCAAACAAATGGAGATTAAAACTAAAATTTGGATAGAAAATTCAAACGGAGATCTGCTTTTTGGGCGTGGTAAAACTGAGGTTTTGGATATGATAGATAAGGTAGGAAGCATTAAAAAAGCGTCTGAAAATTTAGATATGAACTATAAAAAGTGCTGGAATCACCTTAAAATTTTAGAGCGTCATTTCGGCGAGACTCTTTTTGAAACAAAACAAGGTGGTGGCAATCAAGCTGGAACTAGACTAAAACCAAAAGCATATGAGCTAATAAAAGCTTATAGAGAGCTTGAAAGAGATATTGAAGAATTTGCTCACAAAAGATTTAAAGAGCTTTTCATAAAAAAATAG
- the fdhD gene encoding formate dehydrogenase accessory sulfurtransferase FdhD, with amino-acid sequence MSPTAKTSIVKFKDNLQKEVSDILVREVKYDLFVNSKFLISIMATPIDEKALIIGYLISEGIVANFKDISKFEFNLVDEFSINVEISAKINEENFAKLNSYGIIVSGCGSAKSLNLLPKDIKAKKFSGEVKFSKRLVLSRMATFYTECDLYEQTGCVHTAKLYTSDNEFYLGEDIAQHNTIDKALGKAILNGANLGNSFLMVSGRLSSEMVVKAIMHGVPLIVSRTAPTYLGVMVARSFNLGLCGFARGQNINVYSGELI; translated from the coding sequence ATAAGCCCAACTGCAAAGACTTCAATAGTTAAATTTAAAGATAACTTACAAAAAGAAGTAAGTGATATCTTAGTTAGAGAGGTCAAGTATGACCTCTTTGTAAATTCTAAATTTTTAATATCTATAATGGCTACGCCAATTGATGAAAAAGCTTTGATAATAGGCTATTTAATAAGCGAAGGTATTGTGGCAAATTTTAAAGATATATCTAAATTTGAATTTAACCTAGTAGATGAATTTAGCATAAATGTAGAAATTTCAGCCAAAATAAATGAAGAAAATTTTGCTAAACTTAACTCTTATGGCATTATCGTTAGTGGTTGTGGGAGTGCTAAAAGTCTAAATTTATTGCCAAAAGATATTAAAGCTAAGAAATTTAGCGGTGAAGTTAAATTTAGCAAGCGTTTAGTTTTGTCAAGAATGGCTACTTTTTATACTGAGTGTGATCTTTACGAGCAAACTGGATGCGTTCACACAGCAAAACTCTATACCAGTGATAATGAGTTTTATTTAGGTGAAGATATAGCCCAGCATAACACCATAGATAAAGCATTAGGAAAAGCCATTTTAAATGGTGCTAATCTAGGAAATTCATTCTTAATGGTAAGTGGTAGGCTCAGTTCTGAAATGGTTGTTAAGGCGATAATGCACGGTGTTCCACTTATCGTCTCAAGAACAGCACCAACTTATCTAGGAGTTATGGTAGCAAGGAGTTTTAACTTAGGGCTGTGTGGTTTTGCTAGAGGACAAAATATAAATGTTTATAGTGGAGAGCTTATATGA
- a CDS encoding formate dehydrogenase subunit gamma produces the protein MKKAVLFLFICTSAIFAGVSNKEFIDQVQYNSSVWGEGRVENIVPYASSPFAQLFVELQSAGVFKYLALFAVIAVIIAFIGHYMIVGPKSFSHDHGKVYAFSKFERIIHLIAAVAWVILVPTGLIIMFGSSFGGGGFVSFMKDLHGVATIFFAISLPFMFAFWFVRMLPVMYDLRWALIVGGYLSKKKRAIPAGKFNFGQKAWFWVCTLGGFFMIVTGAVMFFLDGTIPGANGAVFGISQIEFLRLSAIIHNILGAACAVFLLVHIYMAVFCIKGAIHAIINGYKEEEEVYVLHHYWYQELLKKGKIQESVFEDKYPRLEPVNAVGKVI, from the coding sequence ATGAAAAAGGCAGTTTTATTTCTATTTATCTGCACAAGCGCTATCTTTGCTGGTGTTTCAAACAAAGAGTTTATTGATCAAGTGCAATATAATAGTTCAGTTTGGGGTGAAGGCAGGGTAGAAAATATAGTTCCATATGCTTCTAGCCCTTTTGCTCAGCTTTTTGTTGAGCTTCAAAGTGCAGGCGTGTTTAAATATTTAGCACTTTTTGCAGTTATTGCTGTAATTATCGCTTTTATAGGTCACTATATGATTGTTGGACCAAAGTCATTTTCACACGATCATGGTAAGGTTTATGCGTTTAGTAAATTTGAGAGAATTATCCATCTTATAGCTGCTGTTGCTTGGGTTATACTTGTTCCAACAGGTTTAATTATAATGTTTGGCTCATCTTTTGGTGGCGGTGGATTTGTATCATTTATGAAGGACTTACACGGTGTGGCAACTATTTTCTTTGCTATATCACTGCCATTTATGTTTGCTTTTTGGTTTGTAAGAATGCTTCCTGTTATGTATGATTTAAGATGGGCATTGATAGTTGGCGGGTATTTATCTAAGAAAAAAAGAGCAATACCAGCTGGCAAATTTAATTTTGGTCAAAAAGCATGGTTTTGGGTCTGTACGTTAGGTGGATTTTTTATGATTGTTACTGGTGCTGTGATGTTTTTCTTAGATGGTACGATTCCTGGAGCAAATGGAGCAGTATTTGGTATAAGCCAGATTGAGTTTTTAAGACTTTCAGCTATCATCCATAACATTTTAGGTGCAGCTTGTGCGGTATTTTTATTAGTGCATATTTATATGGCAGTTTTTTGTATCAAGGGTGCAATACATGCTATCATAAATGGCTACAAAGAAGAAGAAGAAGTTTATGTGCTTCATCACTACTGGTATCAAGAACTACTTAAAAAAGGTAAAATCCAAGAGTCTGTTTTTGAAGATAAATACCCAAGATTAGAACCTGTTAATGCTGTTGGCAAGGTTATATGA
- the fdh3B gene encoding formate dehydrogenase FDH3 subunit beta — MARLKFICDFDRCIDCNGCSVACDSGHELPLAVRRRRVYTFNEGIPGKQFSASIACMHCKDAPCAQVCPVDCFYIRDDGIVLHDKDTCIACGYCLYACPFGAPQFDKNGSGIFATKGVMDKCTMCAGGPDETHSSKEHHKYGQNRIAEGKVPLCAAMCSTKALIVGDAQEVDKIYSDRVKLRGYNLGNLSTPDDEASDYPLTSIMFG; from the coding sequence ATGGCAAGACTTAAATTTATATGTGATTTTGATAGATGTATAGATTGTAATGGGTGCTCTGTTGCTTGTGATAGCGGACATGAGCTACCTTTGGCTGTTAGAAGAAGAAGAGTTTATACCTTTAATGAAGGAATTCCAGGTAAGCAGTTTTCAGCTTCCATAGCTTGTATGCACTGCAAAGATGCACCTTGTGCACAGGTTTGTCCGGTTGATTGCTTTTACATAAGAGATGATGGAATCGTCCTACACGATAAAGACACTTGTATAGCGTGTGGATATTGCCTGTATGCATGTCCATTTGGAGCACCTCAATTTGATAAAAATGGCAGTGGAATTTTTGCAACAAAAGGGGTTATGGATAAATGCACGATGTGTGCAGGTGGACCGGATGAAACTCACTCTTCTAAAGAGCATCACAAATATGGACAAAACCGTATAGCTGAGGGTAAAGTTCCATTATGTGCAGCAATGTGTTCTACAAAAGCACTCATTGTAGGAGATGCCCAAGAAGTTGATAAAATTTACAGTGATAGAGTCAAGCTTAGAGGTTATAATTTAGGAAATCTTAGTACGCCAGATGATGAGGCTAGTGATTATCCACTAACATCAATAATGTTTGGTTGA